One region of Etheostoma spectabile isolate EspeVRDwgs_2016 chromosome 21, UIUC_Espe_1.0, whole genome shotgun sequence genomic DNA includes:
- the mybpc2b gene encoding myosin-binding protein C, fast-type isoform X7, which translates to MPEPVPAEKQDGQAEAQPETDDAPPTDGDSEADGDEQGSPELTGLFVEKPPENVVAVAGADVTLIARVDSTTLTRKPTMKWLKGKWMDLGSKAGKHMQFKETYDRNTKIYTYEMKIIKVVAGDAGGYRCEVTAKDKCDSSTFEISVEAAQQEEKQADILSAFKREGAGEDDGDLDFSALLKATKKKKKVKEEPEIDVWELLKNAHPSEYEKIAFEYGITDLRGMLKRLKKMKVVEPKHSEAFLKRLESCYSVEKGKKIVLRCEVVDPDTQVKWLKNGQEIKPSAKYIIESSGNVRTLTINRVSLADDAAYECVVGEDKCFTEVFVKEPPVTITKLMDDYHVVVGERVEFEVEVSEEGANVMWFFEDIELHKDKDTKYRFKKDGRKHTLIIQEATLDDIGMYHCWTNGGHTKGELEVEEKQLEVLQDIADLTVRATDQAMFKCEVSDDKVTGKWFKDGVEVLPSERIKMTHIGRFHRLIIDEVKPEDAGDYTFVPDGYALSLSAKLNFLEIKIDYVPRQDPPKIHLDTSGNMVSQNTIIVVAGNKLRLDVEITGEPAPTCVWSKGDQPITDTEGRIRVEARKDLSCFVIEGAEREDEGNYTICVTNPAGEDKAMLFVKIVDVPDPPENVRCTSVGEDCGTIVWDVPKFDGGAPLKGYLMERKKKGSSRWTKLNFDVYESTTYEAKRMIEGVMYEMRVFAINSIGMSPPSITSKPFMPIAPTSEPIRLSVHDVTDSTCTLKWLAPEKIGAGGLDGYVIEYCKEGDTEWVVANQELCERQGFVVRGLPVGEKINFRVVAVNIAGRSPPAVLGQPVTIREIMEHPKIRLPRELRTKYIRKVGEKINLTIPFQGKPRPVATWYKDGQPLDPQMVSVRNSNVDTILFIRSAEREHSGTYELVLKIENMEDRATVVIRIVDKPGPPLNVKVTEVWGFNAALEWAPPKDDGNSEITGYTIQKADLKTKEWFTVYDHNRRTNCTASDLIMGNEYMFRVFSENICGLSEEARVSKNTAVIAKKGLEIKVNPYKEKDMSCVPKFTQPLIDRCAVAGYSTAISCAVRGFPKPKIVWMKNRMIIGQDPKFLMQNNQGVLTLNIRKPGTFDSGKYSCMAVNDLGQDEVECKLDIRVAADPEKK; encoded by the exons CAGAGGCGCAGCCAGAGACAGATG ATGCACCCCCCACAGATGGAG ATTCAGAAGCCGATGGGGATG agcAAGGCAGCCCTGAGCTTACTGGGCTCTTTGTTGAGAAGCCACCAGAGAATGTAGTCGCTGTTGCAG GAGCGGATGTCACTCTCATAGCCAGGGTCGACTCCACCACCTTGACAAGAAAACCCACCATGAAATGGCTGAAGGGAAAGTGGATGGACCTTGGAAGCAAGGCTGGAAAACATATGCAGTTCAAGGAAACTTATGACAGGAATACTAAG ATCTATACTTATGAAATGAAGATCATCAAAGTGGTCGCTGGAGACGCTGGGGGTTACAGGTGCGAGGTAACGGCAAAAGACAAGTGTGACAGCTCCACCTTTGAGATCTCTGTTGAGG CGGCACAGCAGGAGGAGAAGCAGGCAGATATTTTGTCTGCCTTCAAGAGAGA gggtGCTGGCGAGGACGACGGAGATCTGGATTTCAGCGCTTTGCTGAAAGCCACTAAGAA GAAGAAGAAAGTAAAAGAGGAACCAGAGATCGACGTGTGGGAATTGCTTAAGAATGCCCATCCAAGCGAGTATGAGAAAATTGCCTTTGAGTATGGCATCACTGACCTGAGGGGCATGCTAAAGCGTCTAAAAAAGATGAAGGTCGTCGAGCCCAAGCATAGCGAGG CTTTCCTGAAAAGGCTCGAGTCTTGCTACTCGGTGGAAAAGGGCAAGAAGATTGTCCTGAGGTGTGAGGTGGTCGACCCCGACACCCAGGTCAAATGGTTGAAGAATGGCCAGGAGATCAAACCCTCAGCCAA gtACATCATAGAGTCAAGTGGGAATGTCAGAACACTCACCATCAATAGGGTGAGCCTGGCTGATGATGCTGCCTATGAGTGTGTGGTTGGCGAGGACAAGTGTTTCACAGAGGTGTTTGTCAAAG AGCCCCCTGTGACCATCACCAAGCTGATGGATGACTATCACGTTGTCGTTGGCGAGAGAGTGGAGTTTGAGGTTGAAGTGTCGGAAGAGGGTGCCAATGTCATGTG GTTCTTTGAGGATATCGAGcttcacaaagacaaagacacaaagtATCGCTTCAAGAAGGATGGAAGGAAGCACACACTTATCATCCAAGAGGCTACACTGGATGACATTGGAATGTACCATTGTTGGACAAATGGGGGACATACCAAGGGAGAGCTGGAGGTGGAAG AAAAACAGCTGGAGGTGTTGCAGGACATTGCTGATCTGACAGTCAGGGCAACCGACCAGGCTATGTTCAAGTGTGAGGTGTCTGATGACAAGGTCACAGGAAAGTGGTTCAAAGATGGAGTGGAGGTCTTGCCAAGTGAACGCATTAAAATGACTCACATTGGAAG GTTTCATCGGCTGATTATTGATGAAGTGAAGCCGGAGGATGCAGGAGACTACACATTTGTTCCTGATGGATACGCTCTGTCACTTTCTGCCAAACTCAACTTCTTgg AAATTAAGATCGACTATGTGCCCAGACAAG ATCCTCCAAAGATCCACCTGGACACCAGTGGAAACATGGTCTCCCAAAATACCATCATTGTGGTGGCAGGCAATAAGCTCCGTCTGGATGTGGAGATCACAGGAGAGccagcacccacctgtgtctGGTCTAAAGGAGATCAA CCAATTACAGACACTGAAGGGCGCATAAGGGTGGAGGCCAGGAAAGATCTGAGCTGCTTCGTCATAGAGGGGGCAGAAAGGGAGGATGAGGGCAACTACACCATCTGTGTTACCAACCCTGCCGGAGAGGACAAGGCTATGCTGTTTGTGAAGATTGTGG ATGTGCCCGACCCCCCTGAGAATGTCAGATGCACATCCGTGGGAGAGGACTGTGGCACCATCGTTTGGGACGTTCCCAAGTTTGATGGCGGTGCTCCACTCAAAG GTTATCTcatggagaggaagaagaaaggcTCCTCCAGATGGACAAAACTCAACTTTGATGTTTATGAATCGACTACATATGAGGCTAAGAGGATGATTGAAGGTGTTATGTATGAGATGAGGGTGTTTGCTATCAACAGCATTGGCATGTCTCCGCCAAGTATCACCTCCAAACCCTTCATGCCGATTG CCCCAACTAGTGAGCCAATACGTCTGTCAGTGCATGATGTTACAGACAGCACATGCACCCTGAAGTGGCTTGCCCCAGAGAAGATTGGAGCTGGGGGCCTGGATGGCTATGTTATTGAATACTGCAAGGAAGGAG ACACTGAGTGGGTGGTGGCAAACCAGGAACTTTGCGAGAGGCAGGGATTTGTGGTGCGTGGCCTTCCAGTGGGGGAGAAGATCAACTTTAGGGTGGTGGCAGTAAACATCGCTGGACGCAGTCCTCCAGCTGTGCTCGGACAACCCGTCACCATCCGTGAGATCATGG AGCATCCTAAGATCCGCCTCCCTCGCGAGCTGAGAACAAAGTACATCAGGAAAGTAGGAGAAAAGATCAACCTGACCATCCCCTTCCAG GGTAAGCCTCGCCCTGTTGCGACCTGGTACAAGGATGGTCAACCCCTTGACCCCCAAATGGTCAGTGTCCGTAACTCAAACGTGGACACCATCCTTTTTATCCGGAGTGCAGAGAGAGAGCACTCTGGAACATATGAGCTGGTGCTAAAGATTGAGAACATGGAGGACAGAGCAACCGTCGTCATCAGGATTGTTG ATAAACCTGGCCCTCCTCTGAACGTGAAGGTGACAGAGGTCTGGGGCTTCAATGCAGCACTGGAGTGGGCCCCCCCCAAGGACGATGGCAACAGTGAAATCACTGGATACACCATCCAGAAGGCAGACTTAAAGACCAAG gAATGGTTCACTGTTTATGACCACAACAGAAGGACAAACTGCACAGCTTCAGATCTGATCATGGGCAATGAATACATGTTCCGTGTCTTCAGTGAAAACATCTGCGGTCTGAGCGAGGAGGCGCGTGTAAGCAAGAACACGGCTGTCATCGCCAAGAAag GCCTGGAGATCAAAGTAAACCCCTACAAGGAGAAAGATATGTCCTGCGTGCCCAAGTTTACTCAGCCCCTGATTGACAGATGTGCCGTGGCCGGTTACAGCACCGCCATCAGCTGTGCCGTTAGAGGCTTCCCCAAG CCTAAGATCGTTTGGATGAAGAACAGGATGATCATCGGTCAGGATCCCAAGTTCTTGATGCAGAACAACCAGGGAGTGCTGACCCTTAATATCCGCAAGCCAGGAACCTTTGACTCAGGAAAATACTCCTGCATGGCTGTCAATGATCTGGGCCAAGACGAAGTGGAGTGCAAGCTGGACATCCGAG ttgccgcagaccCGGAGAAGAAGTGA
- the mybpc2b gene encoding myosin-binding protein C, fast-type isoform X13 translates to MPEPVPAEKQDGQAEAQPETDDAPPTDGEQGSPELTGLFVEKPPENVVAVAGADVTLIARVDSTTLTRKPTMKWLKGKWMDLGSKAGKHMQFKETYDRNTKIYTYEMKIIKVVAGDAGGYRCEVTAKDKCDSSTFEISVEAAQQEEKQADILSAFKREGAGEDDGDLDFSALLKATKKKKKVKEEPEIDVWELLKNAHPSEYEKIAFEYGITDLRGMLKRLKKMKVVEPKHSEAFLKRLESCYSVEKGKKIVLRCEVVDPDTQVKWLKNGQEIKPSAKYIIESSGNVRTLTINRVSLADDAAYECVVGEDKCFTEVFVKEPPVTITKLMDDYHVVVGERVEFEVEVSEEGANVMWFFEDIELHKDKDTKYRFKKDGRKHTLIIQEATLDDIGMYHCWTNGGHTKGELEVEEKQLEVLQDIADLTVRATDQAMFKCEVSDDKVTGKWFKDGVEVLPSERIKMTHIGRFHRLIIDEVKPEDAGDYTFVPDGYALSLSAKLNFLEIKIDYVPRQDPPKIHLDTSGNMVSQNTIIVVAGNKLRLDVEITGEPAPTCVWSKGDQPITDTEGRIRVEARKDLSCFVIEGAEREDEGNYTICVTNPAGEDKAMLFVKIVDVPDPPENVRCTSVGEDCGTIVWDVPKFDGGAPLKGYLMERKKKGSSRWTKLNFDVYESTTYEAKRMIEGVMYEMRVFAINSIGMSPPSITSKPFMPIAPTSEPIRLSVHDVTDSTCTLKWLAPEKIGAGGLDGYVIEYCKEGDTEWVVANQELCERQGFVVRGLPVGEKINFRVVAVNIAGRSPPAVLGQPVTIREIMEHPKIRLPRELRTKYIRKVGEKINLTIPFQGKPRPVATWYKDGQPLDPQMVSVRNSNVDTILFIRSAEREHSGTYELVLKIENMEDRATVVIRIVDKPGPPLNVKVTEVWGFNAALEWAPPKDDGNSEITGYTIQKADLKTKEWFTVYDHNRRTNCTASDLIMGNEYMFRVFSENICGLSEEARVSKNTAVIAKKGLEIKVNPYKEKDMSCVPKFTQPLIDRCAVAGYSTAISCAVRGFPKPKIVWMKNRMIIGQDPKFLMQNNQGVLTLNIRKPGTFDSGKYSCMAVNDLGQDEVECKLDIRVAADPEKK, encoded by the exons CAGAGGCGCAGCCAGAGACAGATG ATGCACCCCCCACAGATGGAG agcAAGGCAGCCCTGAGCTTACTGGGCTCTTTGTTGAGAAGCCACCAGAGAATGTAGTCGCTGTTGCAG GAGCGGATGTCACTCTCATAGCCAGGGTCGACTCCACCACCTTGACAAGAAAACCCACCATGAAATGGCTGAAGGGAAAGTGGATGGACCTTGGAAGCAAGGCTGGAAAACATATGCAGTTCAAGGAAACTTATGACAGGAATACTAAG ATCTATACTTATGAAATGAAGATCATCAAAGTGGTCGCTGGAGACGCTGGGGGTTACAGGTGCGAGGTAACGGCAAAAGACAAGTGTGACAGCTCCACCTTTGAGATCTCTGTTGAGG CGGCACAGCAGGAGGAGAAGCAGGCAGATATTTTGTCTGCCTTCAAGAGAGA gggtGCTGGCGAGGACGACGGAGATCTGGATTTCAGCGCTTTGCTGAAAGCCACTAAGAA GAAGAAGAAAGTAAAAGAGGAACCAGAGATCGACGTGTGGGAATTGCTTAAGAATGCCCATCCAAGCGAGTATGAGAAAATTGCCTTTGAGTATGGCATCACTGACCTGAGGGGCATGCTAAAGCGTCTAAAAAAGATGAAGGTCGTCGAGCCCAAGCATAGCGAGG CTTTCCTGAAAAGGCTCGAGTCTTGCTACTCGGTGGAAAAGGGCAAGAAGATTGTCCTGAGGTGTGAGGTGGTCGACCCCGACACCCAGGTCAAATGGTTGAAGAATGGCCAGGAGATCAAACCCTCAGCCAA gtACATCATAGAGTCAAGTGGGAATGTCAGAACACTCACCATCAATAGGGTGAGCCTGGCTGATGATGCTGCCTATGAGTGTGTGGTTGGCGAGGACAAGTGTTTCACAGAGGTGTTTGTCAAAG AGCCCCCTGTGACCATCACCAAGCTGATGGATGACTATCACGTTGTCGTTGGCGAGAGAGTGGAGTTTGAGGTTGAAGTGTCGGAAGAGGGTGCCAATGTCATGTG GTTCTTTGAGGATATCGAGcttcacaaagacaaagacacaaagtATCGCTTCAAGAAGGATGGAAGGAAGCACACACTTATCATCCAAGAGGCTACACTGGATGACATTGGAATGTACCATTGTTGGACAAATGGGGGACATACCAAGGGAGAGCTGGAGGTGGAAG AAAAACAGCTGGAGGTGTTGCAGGACATTGCTGATCTGACAGTCAGGGCAACCGACCAGGCTATGTTCAAGTGTGAGGTGTCTGATGACAAGGTCACAGGAAAGTGGTTCAAAGATGGAGTGGAGGTCTTGCCAAGTGAACGCATTAAAATGACTCACATTGGAAG GTTTCATCGGCTGATTATTGATGAAGTGAAGCCGGAGGATGCAGGAGACTACACATTTGTTCCTGATGGATACGCTCTGTCACTTTCTGCCAAACTCAACTTCTTgg AAATTAAGATCGACTATGTGCCCAGACAAG ATCCTCCAAAGATCCACCTGGACACCAGTGGAAACATGGTCTCCCAAAATACCATCATTGTGGTGGCAGGCAATAAGCTCCGTCTGGATGTGGAGATCACAGGAGAGccagcacccacctgtgtctGGTCTAAAGGAGATCAA CCAATTACAGACACTGAAGGGCGCATAAGGGTGGAGGCCAGGAAAGATCTGAGCTGCTTCGTCATAGAGGGGGCAGAAAGGGAGGATGAGGGCAACTACACCATCTGTGTTACCAACCCTGCCGGAGAGGACAAGGCTATGCTGTTTGTGAAGATTGTGG ATGTGCCCGACCCCCCTGAGAATGTCAGATGCACATCCGTGGGAGAGGACTGTGGCACCATCGTTTGGGACGTTCCCAAGTTTGATGGCGGTGCTCCACTCAAAG GTTATCTcatggagaggaagaagaaaggcTCCTCCAGATGGACAAAACTCAACTTTGATGTTTATGAATCGACTACATATGAGGCTAAGAGGATGATTGAAGGTGTTATGTATGAGATGAGGGTGTTTGCTATCAACAGCATTGGCATGTCTCCGCCAAGTATCACCTCCAAACCCTTCATGCCGATTG CCCCAACTAGTGAGCCAATACGTCTGTCAGTGCATGATGTTACAGACAGCACATGCACCCTGAAGTGGCTTGCCCCAGAGAAGATTGGAGCTGGGGGCCTGGATGGCTATGTTATTGAATACTGCAAGGAAGGAG ACACTGAGTGGGTGGTGGCAAACCAGGAACTTTGCGAGAGGCAGGGATTTGTGGTGCGTGGCCTTCCAGTGGGGGAGAAGATCAACTTTAGGGTGGTGGCAGTAAACATCGCTGGACGCAGTCCTCCAGCTGTGCTCGGACAACCCGTCACCATCCGTGAGATCATGG AGCATCCTAAGATCCGCCTCCCTCGCGAGCTGAGAACAAAGTACATCAGGAAAGTAGGAGAAAAGATCAACCTGACCATCCCCTTCCAG GGTAAGCCTCGCCCTGTTGCGACCTGGTACAAGGATGGTCAACCCCTTGACCCCCAAATGGTCAGTGTCCGTAACTCAAACGTGGACACCATCCTTTTTATCCGGAGTGCAGAGAGAGAGCACTCTGGAACATATGAGCTGGTGCTAAAGATTGAGAACATGGAGGACAGAGCAACCGTCGTCATCAGGATTGTTG ATAAACCTGGCCCTCCTCTGAACGTGAAGGTGACAGAGGTCTGGGGCTTCAATGCAGCACTGGAGTGGGCCCCCCCCAAGGACGATGGCAACAGTGAAATCACTGGATACACCATCCAGAAGGCAGACTTAAAGACCAAG gAATGGTTCACTGTTTATGACCACAACAGAAGGACAAACTGCACAGCTTCAGATCTGATCATGGGCAATGAATACATGTTCCGTGTCTTCAGTGAAAACATCTGCGGTCTGAGCGAGGAGGCGCGTGTAAGCAAGAACACGGCTGTCATCGCCAAGAAag GCCTGGAGATCAAAGTAAACCCCTACAAGGAGAAAGATATGTCCTGCGTGCCCAAGTTTACTCAGCCCCTGATTGACAGATGTGCCGTGGCCGGTTACAGCACCGCCATCAGCTGTGCCGTTAGAGGCTTCCCCAAG CCTAAGATCGTTTGGATGAAGAACAGGATGATCATCGGTCAGGATCCCAAGTTCTTGATGCAGAACAACCAGGGAGTGCTGACCCTTAATATCCGCAAGCCAGGAACCTTTGACTCAGGAAAATACTCCTGCATGGCTGTCAATGATCTGGGCCAAGACGAAGTGGAGTGCAAGCTGGACATCCGAG ttgccgcagaccCGGAGAAGAAGTGA
- the mybpc2b gene encoding myosin-binding protein C, fast-type isoform X10 — protein sequence MPEPVPAEKQDGQAEAQPETDDAPPTDGGTNPAEEQGSPELTGLFVEKPPENVVAVAGADVTLIARVDSTTLTRKPTMKWLKGKWMDLGSKAGKHMQFKETYDRNTKIYTYEMKIIKVVAGDAGGYRCEVTAKDKCDSSTFEISVEAAQQEEKQADILSAFKREGAGEDDGDLDFSALLKATKKKKKVKEEPEIDVWELLKNAHPSEYEKIAFEYGITDLRGMLKRLKKMKVVEPKHSEAFLKRLESCYSVEKGKKIVLRCEVVDPDTQVKWLKNGQEIKPSAKYIIESSGNVRTLTINRVSLADDAAYECVVGEDKCFTEVFVKEPPVTITKLMDDYHVVVGERVEFEVEVSEEGANVMWFFEDIELHKDKDTKYRFKKDGRKHTLIIQEATLDDIGMYHCWTNGGHTKGELEVEEKQLEVLQDIADLTVRATDQAMFKCEVSDDKVTGKWFKDGVEVLPSERIKMTHIGRFHRLIIDEVKPEDAGDYTFVPDGYALSLSAKLNFLEIKIDYVPRQDPPKIHLDTSGNMVSQNTIIVVAGNKLRLDVEITGEPAPTCVWSKGDQPITDTEGRIRVEARKDLSCFVIEGAEREDEGNYTICVTNPAGEDKAMLFVKIVDVPDPPENVRCTSVGEDCGTIVWDVPKFDGGAPLKGYLMERKKKGSSRWTKLNFDVYESTTYEAKRMIEGVMYEMRVFAINSIGMSPPSITSKPFMPIAPTSEPIRLSVHDVTDSTCTLKWLAPEKIGAGGLDGYVIEYCKEGDTEWVVANQELCERQGFVVRGLPVGEKINFRVVAVNIAGRSPPAVLGQPVTIREIMEHPKIRLPRELRTKYIRKVGEKINLTIPFQGKPRPVATWYKDGQPLDPQMVSVRNSNVDTILFIRSAEREHSGTYELVLKIENMEDRATVVIRIVDKPGPPLNVKVTEVWGFNAALEWAPPKDDGNSEITGYTIQKADLKTKEWFTVYDHNRRTNCTASDLIMGNEYMFRVFSENICGLSEEARVSKNTAVIAKKGLEIKVNPYKEKDMSCVPKFTQPLIDRCAVAGYSTAISCAVRGFPKPKIVWMKNRMIIGQDPKFLMQNNQGVLTLNIRKPGTFDSGKYSCMAVNDLGQDEVECKLDIRVAADPEKK from the exons CAGAGGCGCAGCCAGAGACAGATG ATGCACCCCCCACAGATGGAG GAACAAACCCAGCAGAGG agcAAGGCAGCCCTGAGCTTACTGGGCTCTTTGTTGAGAAGCCACCAGAGAATGTAGTCGCTGTTGCAG GAGCGGATGTCACTCTCATAGCCAGGGTCGACTCCACCACCTTGACAAGAAAACCCACCATGAAATGGCTGAAGGGAAAGTGGATGGACCTTGGAAGCAAGGCTGGAAAACATATGCAGTTCAAGGAAACTTATGACAGGAATACTAAG ATCTATACTTATGAAATGAAGATCATCAAAGTGGTCGCTGGAGACGCTGGGGGTTACAGGTGCGAGGTAACGGCAAAAGACAAGTGTGACAGCTCCACCTTTGAGATCTCTGTTGAGG CGGCACAGCAGGAGGAGAAGCAGGCAGATATTTTGTCTGCCTTCAAGAGAGA gggtGCTGGCGAGGACGACGGAGATCTGGATTTCAGCGCTTTGCTGAAAGCCACTAAGAA GAAGAAGAAAGTAAAAGAGGAACCAGAGATCGACGTGTGGGAATTGCTTAAGAATGCCCATCCAAGCGAGTATGAGAAAATTGCCTTTGAGTATGGCATCACTGACCTGAGGGGCATGCTAAAGCGTCTAAAAAAGATGAAGGTCGTCGAGCCCAAGCATAGCGAGG CTTTCCTGAAAAGGCTCGAGTCTTGCTACTCGGTGGAAAAGGGCAAGAAGATTGTCCTGAGGTGTGAGGTGGTCGACCCCGACACCCAGGTCAAATGGTTGAAGAATGGCCAGGAGATCAAACCCTCAGCCAA gtACATCATAGAGTCAAGTGGGAATGTCAGAACACTCACCATCAATAGGGTGAGCCTGGCTGATGATGCTGCCTATGAGTGTGTGGTTGGCGAGGACAAGTGTTTCACAGAGGTGTTTGTCAAAG AGCCCCCTGTGACCATCACCAAGCTGATGGATGACTATCACGTTGTCGTTGGCGAGAGAGTGGAGTTTGAGGTTGAAGTGTCGGAAGAGGGTGCCAATGTCATGTG GTTCTTTGAGGATATCGAGcttcacaaagacaaagacacaaagtATCGCTTCAAGAAGGATGGAAGGAAGCACACACTTATCATCCAAGAGGCTACACTGGATGACATTGGAATGTACCATTGTTGGACAAATGGGGGACATACCAAGGGAGAGCTGGAGGTGGAAG AAAAACAGCTGGAGGTGTTGCAGGACATTGCTGATCTGACAGTCAGGGCAACCGACCAGGCTATGTTCAAGTGTGAGGTGTCTGATGACAAGGTCACAGGAAAGTGGTTCAAAGATGGAGTGGAGGTCTTGCCAAGTGAACGCATTAAAATGACTCACATTGGAAG GTTTCATCGGCTGATTATTGATGAAGTGAAGCCGGAGGATGCAGGAGACTACACATTTGTTCCTGATGGATACGCTCTGTCACTTTCTGCCAAACTCAACTTCTTgg AAATTAAGATCGACTATGTGCCCAGACAAG ATCCTCCAAAGATCCACCTGGACACCAGTGGAAACATGGTCTCCCAAAATACCATCATTGTGGTGGCAGGCAATAAGCTCCGTCTGGATGTGGAGATCACAGGAGAGccagcacccacctgtgtctGGTCTAAAGGAGATCAA CCAATTACAGACACTGAAGGGCGCATAAGGGTGGAGGCCAGGAAAGATCTGAGCTGCTTCGTCATAGAGGGGGCAGAAAGGGAGGATGAGGGCAACTACACCATCTGTGTTACCAACCCTGCCGGAGAGGACAAGGCTATGCTGTTTGTGAAGATTGTGG ATGTGCCCGACCCCCCTGAGAATGTCAGATGCACATCCGTGGGAGAGGACTGTGGCACCATCGTTTGGGACGTTCCCAAGTTTGATGGCGGTGCTCCACTCAAAG GTTATCTcatggagaggaagaagaaaggcTCCTCCAGATGGACAAAACTCAACTTTGATGTTTATGAATCGACTACATATGAGGCTAAGAGGATGATTGAAGGTGTTATGTATGAGATGAGGGTGTTTGCTATCAACAGCATTGGCATGTCTCCGCCAAGTATCACCTCCAAACCCTTCATGCCGATTG CCCCAACTAGTGAGCCAATACGTCTGTCAGTGCATGATGTTACAGACAGCACATGCACCCTGAAGTGGCTTGCCCCAGAGAAGATTGGAGCTGGGGGCCTGGATGGCTATGTTATTGAATACTGCAAGGAAGGAG ACACTGAGTGGGTGGTGGCAAACCAGGAACTTTGCGAGAGGCAGGGATTTGTGGTGCGTGGCCTTCCAGTGGGGGAGAAGATCAACTTTAGGGTGGTGGCAGTAAACATCGCTGGACGCAGTCCTCCAGCTGTGCTCGGACAACCCGTCACCATCCGTGAGATCATGG AGCATCCTAAGATCCGCCTCCCTCGCGAGCTGAGAACAAAGTACATCAGGAAAGTAGGAGAAAAGATCAACCTGACCATCCCCTTCCAG GGTAAGCCTCGCCCTGTTGCGACCTGGTACAAGGATGGTCAACCCCTTGACCCCCAAATGGTCAGTGTCCGTAACTCAAACGTGGACACCATCCTTTTTATCCGGAGTGCAGAGAGAGAGCACTCTGGAACATATGAGCTGGTGCTAAAGATTGAGAACATGGAGGACAGAGCAACCGTCGTCATCAGGATTGTTG ATAAACCTGGCCCTCCTCTGAACGTGAAGGTGACAGAGGTCTGGGGCTTCAATGCAGCACTGGAGTGGGCCCCCCCCAAGGACGATGGCAACAGTGAAATCACTGGATACACCATCCAGAAGGCAGACTTAAAGACCAAG gAATGGTTCACTGTTTATGACCACAACAGAAGGACAAACTGCACAGCTTCAGATCTGATCATGGGCAATGAATACATGTTCCGTGTCTTCAGTGAAAACATCTGCGGTCTGAGCGAGGAGGCGCGTGTAAGCAAGAACACGGCTGTCATCGCCAAGAAag GCCTGGAGATCAAAGTAAACCCCTACAAGGAGAAAGATATGTCCTGCGTGCCCAAGTTTACTCAGCCCCTGATTGACAGATGTGCCGTGGCCGGTTACAGCACCGCCATCAGCTGTGCCGTTAGAGGCTTCCCCAAG CCTAAGATCGTTTGGATGAAGAACAGGATGATCATCGGTCAGGATCCCAAGTTCTTGATGCAGAACAACCAGGGAGTGCTGACCCTTAATATCCGCAAGCCAGGAACCTTTGACTCAGGAAAATACTCCTGCATGGCTGTCAATGATCTGGGCCAAGACGAAGTGGAGTGCAAGCTGGACATCCGAG ttgccgcagaccCGGAGAAGAAGTGA